DNA sequence from the Candidatus Saccharibacteria bacterium genome:
AAGGCCGGTTCTTCACCGTTAATGAAGCGAACTCCATCGTGCGCAAAATCTTTAATTATAGCCGCTGTTTGATCCTGCGAACAGTCGTCCAGCACAAGTATTTCAAGCTTAGGATAGTTGTTAGCAAGTATTGATTCCAAACAAGCTGATAGATCAGGCGTTTCGTTACGAGCCGGGATTGCTACCGTAACGGTTGGAAGCTGCTTATCTGTTAAATGAGTGCTTGCCTTACGGTGGTTAGTTTCAAATATATTCCAACTTGTTATTGCCAATAACGCAATTCCGGCAATTATCTGCGAACTCAACAAGATAACTAGTAGATCAACAGAAGAAATATGACTCACGATTGTCTCTATAAAAACCAATATCCCAAGTTGTAGTGTAACTAGAGTGTAACTTGTCTGACGTGTTGACTTGTATAACCGTGCCTGTGGGTGACGTTCTTTCGCTATGCGTAGCAGATTAAACATCCGGTATGCGGATATAAAACAAATAGCTAGCCAGAACGCATAGCCGGCACTCACGTATGACATGCCAGTCCATAAGCCAAGGAATGAGATTGCCGGAATCAGCAAAATGCGGCGATACCTCCAGGCTTTAGGAGTTGATGAGATCAGTAACTCAAACGCTGCACTTAGTCCAAAAATTACAAATACCATGTTGCTTATGACTATACAGTAATTACATAAAAATGCGGAGACGAATGTGATCAAAAATTAAGGTGAAACGATTTACTTGACGTTTCCTACAGCACAGGATACTATTGACTTGTGCGAACCTACTGTTTAAGTAGGTTTTTTTAATGGGATGAGCCCAATGGGAGTACATAAAAGTGGTTGATAAAGAAAAAATACCTCGGCGAGTCAAAAAAACCGAGACAATTAGAGAAAAGGCTAACAAGCCGGTTAAAGAAAAGCCTCGTCGAATAATTAAAGCTGCAGATAAAGCAACTCAACCAGTAAAAAAAGCTGGCAGAGCCGGCAGAAAAGAGTTCCATCTGCCAATACCAGACAATAAGCTCGGTAGGTTTTTAAAGCGACGTGTTAGAATTATTCCACCATATTTTATAGAATCTTGGAACGAGCTAAAACAGGTAACCAGACCAACCCGTCGAGAGACTATACGATTAACAATTGCTGTGTTGCTTTTTGCCGTATTTTTTGGAGGCGTAATTTATGTCGTCGACCTTGGATTAGAAAAAATATTTAGAGAGGTATTAATAGGATCATGAGTAAACGATACAACTCACATAAAAACTGGTATGCCATCCATACCTACAGTGGCTACGAAGAGAAAGTAGCCGAATCTATCAGGCAGCGCGCGGAAAGCCTGGATATGAAAGATAAGATTTTCCAGGTATTGGTGCCAAAAGAAAAAATGATTGAAGTTAAAAATGGCAAACGAAAGGTCGTCGAAAAACGTATTTTCCAAGGCTACGTTATGGTTCAAATGAAAATGAGCGAAGACGCCTGGTATATCGTACGGAACACACCATCTGTTACCGGCTTCGTGGGCAGCGGTAGTGACCCTAGCCCAGTTTCTGATGATGAGATGGACAAGATCATGAAACGCATGGGTAGAGATGAGCCTAAGCATAAGATTGACTATAAAGAAGGTGAAGTTGTAAATATTATCGACGGACCCTTCAAAGGCTTCGATGGAACTATCAATGAGATTGATGAGCAAAAAGGAAAACTCAAGGTGCTGGTTAATATGTTTGGCCGCGAAACCCCTGTCGAACTAGACAGCTTACAAGTTAAGCGAGTCTAAAGTATGCTAGAAATTGACGGCGTTCGAGCAACACTGTCTCACGATCCTAGAGTAGAGCTAGCGATTGATTTATCTACGCGCCCAGGCAGAGCAAACAAAGCTAGAATAGAGACGCATCTAGCGAAGCTATTAGACTACGATGAAGTTGTTGGAGAGATACTTTAAAAGACAATGAAACATCTGGCTTAGAAGGCGTTTCTGAAGCCTACGCGTTAACCATCGCACAGATTAGAGATATAATCGCTATTGAGCTTAGGGAAAAGAGAAGCCCGAGACTTGAGCTTGGCTCAAGCCCGGCGCGATGAGAAAAACCGTAGGTTTGTCTCATGGGTAGACAACAGAGGTAGACTGTAGTATAATCCTCAAGTTACGCACTAAGCGGTCAAAGACCGCAGTAGATGGCAATAAGTAAAATGCAGCTGGGTCGCTTCACCTTTTGCTTTTTACATTTTACTAACTACTAATTTACGGAGTTATTTATGGCTGAGAAAAAGGCTGTTAAAGCAAATATCAAAATGAAACTTAAAGGCGGACAAGCCAGTGCTGCGCCTCCGGTCGGGAGTGTTCTTGGGCAATACGGTGTAAACATGATGGATTTTATAAATCCATTTAATGAAGCTACTAAGGATAAGATGGGCCTGGATGTGACAGTCCATATCGCAATATACACTGATAAAACTATTAATTGGCGAGTTGTAGGCACCCCGACAGACGATCTTATTCGTAAGGCTTTGGGCATTTCGAAGGGTTCTGGTAAGCCAAATACCGATAAACTACCCAAGAAATTGTCAGATGCTCAGCTTGCAGAAATTGCCGAAACTAAAGCAGAAGACATGAATACCGATGACATTGATGCTGTTAAACGCATGGTCGCTGGCACCGCCCGCTCTATGGGTGTAGAGGTAGAGGGCTAACTATTATGACTAGGGAAACTATCCATATCGCTGGCCTAGTTGAAATTTTAAATTCTGACAAATCCTGGGATGAGCGCGAAGATCAAGTGAGGTCATTAGTAGAAATGCTGAGTGTACTGGGGATGTACGAGAAGCAACTGGCAGAGTACCAATGTGACTGGTAACGCTGGGCATTCATGATCAGAATCTTGAGATTGTCACGCGGCTGTTCGGTGCCGAATGCTGCATGCTCATGTGTTGCCAGACGGAAGCATTTACCATTGTAGGCATCCGTACAGAATTTAATAATTAATAATTTGTGGGACCCGGCCTTCCACAGGAAAGCCGGGGTTAATACCACGACCCCAACAGTAAACACGAAAGTTACCGTGGGGCAGAAAGGATAAGACATTATGGCAAAAAAAGCAGAATTACTTGAGGAAGCAAAAGCCTTAAAGCTTGATGTTAATCAAAAAAACACCATTGCTGAAATTGAGGCAGCCATACAGAGCCATGAGCAAGGAGCTGTGAGTAATGAGGAAGCTCAAGGCTCTGACGACAAGGTCGTCGTTGCCAAGGCCGGCAAGCGAAGTGCCAAGGCTATAAAAGAGGCAGAAGAACTACAGGCCAAAGAAGAGCGCAAAGCACAAACTGCAACAGACGAAGAAACTACAGCCAAAAAGACCCACAAACCAGCTCGTTCACGACTAGAACGCCGAGCTAAAGGGTACAAAAACGTACAAAAACTTATAGAGGCAGGCAAACAGTATGGCGTGGCTGATGCTGTTGAGTTAGCGAGCAAAACCAGCCCGGTCAAATTCGATGCTACGGTTGAACTTCACGTTAATCTAAATGTAGATCCGAGACAGGCTGATCAAAATATCCGTGATACAGTTGTTTTGCCAGCAGGGACAGGCAAAGAAACAAGAGTGGCGGTGTTTGCCGATACCGCAGGCGTCGCAACAGCAAAAAAAGCGGGGGCAGAC
Encoded proteins:
- the rplK gene encoding 50S ribosomal protein L11, giving the protein MAEKKAVKANIKMKLKGGQASAAPPVGSVLGQYGVNMMDFINPFNEATKDKMGLDVTVHIAIYTDKTINWRVVGTPTDDLIRKALGISKGSGKPNTDKLPKKLSDAQLAEIAETKAEDMNTDDIDAVKRMVAGTARSMGVEVEG
- the nusG gene encoding transcription termination/antitermination protein NusG codes for the protein MSKRYNSHKNWYAIHTYSGYEEKVAESIRQRAESLDMKDKIFQVLVPKEKMIEVKNGKRKVVEKRIFQGYVMVQMKMSEDAWYIVRNTPSVTGFVGSGSDPSPVSDDEMDKIMKRMGRDEPKHKIDYKEGEVVNIIDGPFKGFDGTINEIDEQKGKLKVLVNMFGRETPVELDSLQVKRV
- the secE gene encoding preprotein translocase subunit SecE, translated to MVDKEKIPRRVKKTETIREKANKPVKEKPRRIIKAADKATQPVKKAGRAGRKEFHLPIPDNKLGRFLKRRVRIIPPYFIESWNELKQVTRPTRRETIRLTIAVLLFAVFFGGVIYVVDLGLEKIFREVLIGS